The DNA sequence ACTAAATTATTTGTTACTTAAAAAATTAGAAAAATAATAGTATAATATATATAGGGTTAATTAAATATAAGGATTGTCAATATTAATAGAGGTGATTAAATGGATAATAAAGATATATCAAAGTTAATGCTACAAAGCATGAACAACTATCAAAACCTAATAAAGACTACAAATACAGATAGATATAAACTAGGAAAAGTATTAACAAAGAAGCAATTTTTTACATTAGTAGAAATACAAAAACTTGGGAAAATAGAATTGAAAAATTTAAGTAGAGAATTATATGTATCTACATCAAGCTTATGTATACTTTTAAATAAATTAGTTGAACTTGGATATGTGTATAGAGAAGAAGATCCAAGTGATAGAAGAAATACTTTTTATGGTATAACTACTGAAGGTGAAGAAGTAGCAAATCAAGAAATTGAAAAATTTATGCAAATAATAAATGATAAACTTAACAAACTAGATTTAATTAAAAAGAAAGAACTTGAACAAAGCTTGCAAAAAACTATAGATATAATGAAAGAACTTATGTAAGCAAATAATTTAATTTGATTCAAAATTATACAATGCTAGGCAAATTGTGGTATAATTAAAATAACCTAAGATTTTAAATTTTCTTCTTACATGAAAGTATGTAATTTACTCGCTTAATAGCGAGTTTTTTTTTATATAATCAGAAAATTAAAAAAATAATTAGTACATGTGATATAATTAATATATAATATTTAAAATTTAATGGGGTGGATTTATGGGGGATAACAAATTAGATTATACTGAAAAGAATTTTAATGTATATACTGATATGATAAAGTATATAAGAAATCTAAATATGTTAGAAATTCACAAAAGACAAATTAACCAAAAACTCTATAATATGTATGTAAATTTGAGTTCTAAAGGTATTGATTTAGAAAATTATGTGGTAAATCCTAAAGAGTTTTGTGACAAGTTGTGTAGTAACTATGTGAAGAACACATCATTATATGTTGTATACTTAGAAACTATTAAGAAGTTTTCACTGGTTGTAGCTATACTTGCATTAGGATGTGACTTAATTTTGGAAAGACCAATAGTAAGCAAATATTTTGTTTATATATTATTTGGGGCTTTTTTAATTTCGTTACTTTTAACTTATTTAAAAATGTATAGGGCTAAAAAATATGGGATAGGTGAAGAACCAATAAAATATAAAATTTTATATAATTTAACTGCTGTAATTTTGGTTGTGCCTATATTTTTATTGAAAAATTATATAAAAGTTAATGCCAACATAAGTATAATATTTATTGGAATTGTATCTATAATTATATTTTTTATATCATCATATATAGTTAAGGTAAATAAAAAGATATTAGATAAAAAAATAAGTTGTAAGAGTGTTGAATAATACTCTTACAACTTATTTTTTCGCTTAAAATTAATATTTATATTATCTCTATTGTTTAAAATTATAGGAAGATAAATTAAAGATGAAATTATCATAAATAAGAAGATGCTATATAAATTATGATTAGAAAAACTATAGGAATAATTAGCATTTGTAAAAGTATTTAATGAAAAAATGAATAAGAAAAATAGTGTACAAGCTTTAAAGTTATCTTTTAGGCATGTAGAGTTTACTCTAAACTTCCTAACTCCTACTAAATATACTAAAGAATATAAAAGCAATAATCTAGAAGCTATATAGAAAAAGTAAAGTATATGAGGAAAGTCAACATACATATCTCTAAAAAATATCAAATCTCCAATAGCACAAACTATACTCCATGAAAAAAATATATTGAATAAATGATACTTTTTAAAAGCTAATATAGCTATACATATATAAGTGGTTATTCTAGTTATACTTATTGGAAGTGCATATAAAACACTATAATTTCCAAGAGAAATTAAACAAATTTGTTCAAGTATTATTTCGAATATAAAGGATATGCATATAATTTTTTCGATTAAGTAGCTGTATGGAAGAAGATTCTTAGTTAATTTAGGTAATAAGAATAAAAATATTGCTACGAAAAATAAAATCATTAAGTGTTCGTTAGAAAATATAAAACTAGAGTTCAATACAATCCCTCCTATACTTTTAATTTATAAAATATATATACCCCAATTTTAAAATCTGTACTATAAATAGAAAGTCCTTAATATAAACTTTTAAGATGATACTTTTTTATATTATTATAGAAAAATATGTTTAAGACCTTCTATAATTTAAAAAACTCTATATGTAATCATGTCCTTTTATACATTATATTCAAAAGGAAGGTTTGCGATATATAGTTTTTCAAAATTTATATAAATAATTTATTAGTAACAAAATAATGTATAGTTAATAAATTAATAATATAGGATTTAGCAAAGTTTTTAAAGTAGACATTCAAATACTATCAAGGGAAGTGATTTTTTGAAAAGAATATGTATACAACCATGTGCTGATTGTGGGAGCAAGTATTGTCCATGTCACTTAGCATATTCAGGGGATTGCATTCAATGTAGTTTAATTCAAGGTAGTAAAACATGTGATTGTATATGGCAGGGGGTATGTGTATACAATGAATTTCAACACAATAGAAATACTAGCTGTAATCAAAAGATCGAAGAGTTATGTAAAGTTGAACTGAAAAAAGAGTTGCTTAAAGATATATATTTATTAGAAATTAAAGCATCAAAAAACTTATTGGAGGAGCTATTAAATCCTGGATCATACATTTTATTAAGAGCTAAAAGTGAAACTGACTCAAAGTATAATGTGCCGATATCTGTAATGGATATAGACGTTGAAAATGAAATCTTAAAGGTTATTATAAAAGAGGTAGGTCATAAGACTAAGAGTTTACTTAACTTTGATGATGTATGGGTTAGAGGACCTTATTTAAATGGTGTATTAGGACTTAAAGAATTTAAATTAACGGCAAATCAAAATGTAGCTGTAATATTAAGTGGATTATCTCAAGTAAATGCACCTAAGATAATTAAATATATACTAAAAAATAATAATCATGTAGAAGTTTTCGTAGACACTAGAAGGACTATACTAGATGAAGTTATAGATAAAATTAAAGAACTAAATGTAAATATTCATTTCTTAAATATAAAAGAAGATGAGAGTTTAATAAAAGATTACATCAGAAGAAATAACGTAGAATTAGTTTATAGCGGAGGATTTAATTCATTTAATAAAGAAATAATGAATTTAGTTGATAGTATTGATGAAAATATAAAATTCGCTATAGCTAATAATAATTTAATAGTATGTGCAGAGGGAATATGTGGAGGATGTACAGTTGTTGTAAATGGTAAAAGAATTAAATCTTGTAAAGCTCAGATAAATGGAAGGGACTATTTAAAAAATTTAAAATAATATTTTAAGTTAGTAGGGGGAATGAAAATTGGCTAAAGTAGTAGTTATAGGTGGAGGTTGGGCTGGTTGCGCCGCTGCAATATCTGCAAAAAAAGCAGGAGCTGAAGTTGTTATATTAGAAAGAACAGATTTATTGTTAGGACTTGGAAATGTTGGAGGCATAATGAGAAACAATGGTAGATACACTGCGACTGAAGAGGCTATTGCCCTTGGAGCAAGTGAATTATTTGAACTTACTGATAAGTATTCAACTCATAAAGATATGGATTTTCCAGGTCATAAACATTCTACTATATATAATGTTACGGAAATAGAAAAACCTGTAAGAGAAAAAATACTTAGTATGGGTATTGAAGTAAGGTTTTTTGCAAGAGTAATTGATGTTAAGTTAGATGGTAAAAAAATTAAATCTGTTATATTAGAAGACGGAGAAATAATAAATGGTGATTCTTTTGTAGAAACAACAGGATCTTCTGGACCTATGGGCAACTGTACTAAATATGGAAATGGATGTGCTATGTGTGTTCTTAGATGTCCATCCTTTGGGGGAAGAGTGAGTATAACTTCTAAATGTGGAGTACAGGATATGTATGGAAGAAGAAATACTGGTGAGCTAGGCGCATTTAGTGGATCTATGAAACTGTTAAAAGAAAGCCTAGGTGAAGAAATTCAAAGAGATTTAAATGAAAAAGGATGTGCTGTAGTACCACTACCTGAAGAACTTATAAATACAGAAAAACTAGATATAAAAGTATGTCAACAGTATTCATTACCTGAGTTTGCAAAAAATTTGATATTAATAGATACAGGTCATGCAAAACTTATGGCTCCATTTTACCCACTTGAAAAACTAAGAAAAATACCAGGATTTGAGGGAGCTATAATTGTAGATCCATACTCTGGAGGTAGAGGAAACTCAATAAGATATTTATCTGTTGCACCAAGAGACAATTATATGAGAGTTATAGGAGTTGAAAATCTATTTGTTGGAGGAGAGAAAAGTGGATTTTTTGTAGGGCATACAGAAGCTATATGTACAGGGTCTTTAGCAGGGCATAATGCAGCTAGAAATGCAATTGGTATGTATTTGCTTCAACTACCTACAAGTATCACTATAGGAGATTTTATATACTATGCAAATAAAGAATTAAAAGAAGATAATGCAGATAGACTTAAATTTACTTTTGCAGGTAGTGTATATTTTAACAGAATGAAAGAATTAGGTTTTTATACTACAGATAAGAAGATAATAATAAATAGGGTTAAAGAAACAGGTTTAGAAGGTATATTTAACAAAAAAGTTACAAGGTAAATAATAGGAGGTGACAATTTGTCATCTCCTTTTTGGAATTATTGAAAAATGAGTATATAACTAACTTTCAGAAAACTTTGTATTGAAAAAATGTAAAAAATAACCTTAAAAAAGTAAGGTTTCTTACTAAAAAAACTTATAAAAATAAAAAAAAGACAAATAATTGCATATAATTACAAAATTGTAATTGAATATATTCCTCTAAAGTAATAATATATTTATAGATTACGTACAATTTAGAGGAGTATTAATATGAAAAAATTAATTTATTTCATTATACCACTATTAATAGGAGGTATATTTTTATTTGGATTAAATAAATTCCTTGATACTAAAATAAGTGAGTTATTAAAGGAGAAAGATTTAATTCCTATTATGAATGACTCTTTAAGTAATATCAAGGATAAAGGAGTAATTGCAAATGACTACTTCTTAGAACGAAAAGATATTATGATGCTAGGATCATCAGAGCTAGGACACTCTACAAAACAACATCCTACATATTATTTCAATACAAATAGAAGTAAAAATGGAGTATTTACAATAGGTAGAGCATATACTCAAAGTTTACAGGATGCAACAATTTTAGGGAGTGTTAATCCAAATATTAAGGATAAAAAGGTAGTTTTACTAGTTTCAATGCAGTGGTTTATGGATAAAAAAGGAGTTACACCACATCACTACCAAACTAGATTTTCTCCAGTTCAGTTTTATTCATTTTTAGATAACCCTGATATATCAAAAGAAAATAAGTTAAAGCTTGCAAAAAGAGCTAGTAAGTTATTAGTTGGAGCGGGAGAGTATAAACCAGAAGCTGTATATGCAAAGCTATATACTTCAAATTCATCTGTTTCTAAAGTAGAAAAGGTATTGTTAGCACCTTACTTTGAAGGTAGAAAATACTTTGTTTCTCTTAAAGGCAAAGGGTTATTATATGAAAAGCTAGTAACATTACCAGATAAAAAAGCGCAAAAACCGAGCAAGCCTATAAATTGGGAAAAAGAAAAAGAAAAAGCTATAGAAGATGCTAAAAAAAGAGTAGGAAAGAATGATTTAAGCATAGATAAAATTTATTATAAAAAGAACTTTGGCCACAATCTAGATAGAGTAAGAGGTAAGTACAAAAACGTAGACTTATTAAAATCTAAGGAGTTTTATGATTATCAACTTACATTAGACGTATGTAAAGACTTAGGAATTAAACCTGTAGTTGTAATGATACCTGCTATGGATAAATTCTACGATGTAACAGGAATATCTCGTGAGGAGCGTCATGAATTCTATAATAAGGCTGGTAAAATGGCTAAAGAAGAAGGATTTGATGTAATAGATCTTAGATCTAAAGAGACTGAAAAATATTATTTAAGAGATGTAATGCACCTTGGTACGAAAGGATGGGTAGATGTTTGTGAAAAACTATTTAAAGAATTTAACCAGCAATAAATACCTAATGATGAGTATTTGTCTTACAGTAATTATAATTGCTGCTATATTAATATTGGCATTTACTCCATTTAAAGAGTTACCATTTATATATAATGAGTTTTAATAGGGAGGATTAATATGAAAATTATTGAAGGTATAAAAAAATACGCAGATACAGATAGAATTGCGCTAAAATGCAATAATGAAAATCTTTCTTACAAAGATTTAGATAAGTATTCAGAAGCTATAGCACTATTTTTAAAGGACATATACCAAGATGAAAACACACCTATTGTTATATATGGAAATAAAGAAAATCTTATAATGGCATGTATGATAGGAGCTTTAAAATCAGGAAGAGCATATGTACCATTAGATATAAGCTTTCCTCTAGATAGGGTATTTGAAGTTACGAAAGAGGTTAAACCTAAGGTAGTATTTAATTTTAGTGATGAAGAAAACTTTGGAGAATTAAATGTAATTGATGAGAATGGATTAAAAGAAATAATAAAAAAATATGAAGGAAAGACGATAGATAAAAGTAACTGGGTAAAAGATGACGAGAATGCATATATTCTATTTACTTCAGGAAGTACAGGAAAGCCTAAAGGAGTTCAAATAAGTTCTAATAACTTAGATAGTTTTGTAGATTGGATAAGCCCTTATTTAAAAATTGATGGAAGTGAAAAGGTAATAATGAACCAAGCTGCATATTCATTTGACCTTTCAGTTACAACTATATATCCAGGATTAGTCCACGGAGCTACATTATTTTCATTATCTAAAAAAGTGTTAGCTGACTACAAAGAATTATTTAAGCAATTTAAAGACTCAGACATGGCTATATGGGTTTCAACTCCATCATTTGCTGGAGTTTGTGTAACAGAAAAAGATTTTGATTGTAATATGTTACCTAAACTAGAGTCGATGATATTTATAGGTGAAGCTCTTCCTAAGAGTTTAACTCAAGAGTTACTAGATAGATTTCCAAATACAAGAGTTATAAATGGTTATGGACCAACTGAAGCTACAGTAGGCGTAAGTGTAAATGACATGTCACAAGAATTAATTGACGATGAAAAGAGCCTTCCAGTAGGGTACCCTATGGAAAATTGTAGAATTAAAATAGTTGATGAAAATGGAAATGAAGTTGAAGGCACTGAAAAAGGTGAAATTGTAATTATAGGACCATCTGTATCTAAAGGATATTTTAATAACAAAGAAAAAACTGATGAAGTATTTTATTTTGATGAAATTGATGGAGTTAAGCATAGAGCATATAAAACTGGAGATATGGGATATATGCTTAATGGAAATATATATTATTGTGGAAGAAAAGATTTCCAAATAAAATTAAATGGATTTAGAATCGAAATAGAAGATATAGAAAATAACTTAAGAAAAGTTGATAATGTAAAAAATGCAATAGTTTTACCTGTTTATAAAAATGAAAAAATTGCATACTTAAAAGGTATTGTAGAGTTAAAAGAAGATAACTCTTTAGGAAATATAAAAAATGGAATGATAATCAAAAAGGAATTAGGAAAATATATACCTTCATACATGATTCCAAGAAATATTAAAATAATTGATGAGTTTCCAACAAATATTAATGGAAAAATAGATAGAAAGAAACTTATGGAGGAAAATTAATGACTTTTTCACAATATGGAGATTATTTTTATCTTTATATATTACTATTAACAGCAATACCAGCTATAATTTTAGGATTAAGTGGTAAAAATATAAAACGTTATGGAATGATAGCAACTGCATTTATGATACTTTTAATTGTAGGAGTAAATGTCCATTTATCATTTTTAATAGGTTTTATAATAATAGAGGTTATAGTAGTTAAAGGGTATGAATATGTAAGAAAGAAGACAGATAGTAAGTTAGTATATAGAATATTTTTATTAGCATCCATGTCTCCTATTATAATAAATAAACTTTCACCATACACATCTTTTGGTGTTATAGGATTCATTGGAATATCTTACTTAAACTTTAGAACAATACAAATGGTTATTGAAATTTATGATGGAGCAATAAAAGAGGTAAAGATATCAACAATGCTTTACTTTGTATTATTTTTCCCAACATTAAGTTCAGGGCCAATAGATAGATCAAGAAGGTTTGAAAAAGATTTAGAAACTAAAATACCAAGAGATGAATATATAAATGATTATTTGATTCCTGGAATAAAAAAGATATTTATGGGTATTGGATATAAATATGTTATAGCATTTTTAGTCAATACGTACTGGATGTCAAAAATACCATCAGGAATAACTTTTGGACATGCCTTAAGTTATATGTATGCATATAGTTTATATCTATTCTTTGACTTTGGAGGATATAGTTTATTTGCAGTAGGTACAAGTTATATATTTGGAATAAAGGCTCCAGATAACTTTAATAAACCATTCATAAGTAAGGATATGAAGGAATTCTGGACAAGATGGCATATAAGTCTTTCTAGATGGTTTGGAGATTACATATTTTCAAGATATGTAATTGCGTCTATAAGAAAGAAAAGATTTAAAAATAGAGCTACAGCATCACATGTTGCTCAAATGATAACAATGATTGTTATGGGATTTTGGCATGGATTAACGTGGTTTTATATAGTATACGGAATATATCAAGGAGCAGCACTTGTTTTAACTGATATATATCAAAAAAAATCAAAATTTTATAAAAAGCATAAAAAAGAAAAGTGGTTTGAAGTTGTGCAAATTGTTTTAACATTCCATATTGCATGCTTTGGATTATTAATTTTCTCAGGATACTTTGCTTAAAATAGGGAGGAATAAAAATGCAAGAAACAGTTATATCAATATTTGAAGATGTTTTAGGTTGTGATGAAATAAGAGAAGATTTAGACCTTAATCTATTTGATGCAGGTCTTTTAGATTCATTAGCAATAATAGAAGTATTACTTGAAATAGAAGAGAGATTATCAATAACACTTCAACCTACAGATTTAGAGAGAAGTGATATGGCAACAGTAAATAACTTAACTAAGTTCTTAGAAGCAAGAAAATAGTATAATAAAAAAAGGAGGAATTTCCTCCTTTTTTTATTATAATACTTCCATATAATCCATATATTCCATTATATCGTTATAAATTTCAAATACAGGACCTATATTTTTCATAGTATTGTCGAAGTATAATTTTATGACATCTTCAGTTTTATAAAGTATAAGTTCTTTATTATCTTGGTTTATAAATGATATTGTTTTTTCGCTATTATACTCATCAACGTCGATAGTTTTTACCATACAATTATGTTTACTTATTTTTGTTGCTATGTTAAATAATAAATCATCAGTACAATTTTCTAGCTGTAATACTAAGCAGTGATATGTAGTTTTAAAATTCATAATAAACCTCCTTGGACAAAGTCGAATTTTAGTATATAATAATACTCTACTAAAAATTTTACCACATTTAGTCAGAAAAACAAATTTGCAAATTATATAAAAATAAATATATAATATATAAGATAGACTAGATATGGAAATAACTAATTTATACTTATAATTTTTTAGAGGAGAGAAATTTATGTCAAAGGTTGCAAAAGCAGCAGTAGGTCTTATGGCTGCTACATTAATAGCTAAGATATTAGGATTTGGGCGTGAGTTAGCCTTAGCTTCGGCGTATGGTGCAGGTGGAACAAGTGATGCGTTCTTAGTAGCTATGAATATACCCGCAGTTATATTTTCAGCAATAGGGACATCCCTAGGAACAGCATTTATACCACTTTACTGTGATGTAGATGCTAAAATCGGGAAGAAAGCTTCACTTAAATTTACAAATAATGTACTTAATATAGTTGTTTTGATGTGTTTGATTGTTTCAGTTATAGGAGTTGTATTTACAGGTCCTATAGTTAAATTATTTGCAGTTGGATTTGAAGGAAAAACATTGACAGATGCTATATATTTTACAAGAGTATTAATTCTTGGAATGGGATTTTTGGGAATTAGTTATATAATGATGGCATTCTTACAAGTTAAAGGAAACTTCGTAATTCCTGGATTAATGTCTGTTCCATACAATATTCTTATAATAGTTTCTATATTTGCAAGTGTTTATATAAATCCAAATATTTTACCTTGGGGGACTTTATTTGGATTATCACTACAATTTATATTTCAATATCCGTTTGCGCGTAAAAATGGATTTAG is a window from the Paraclostridium sordellii genome containing:
- a CDS encoding MarR family winged helix-turn-helix transcriptional regulator, with the protein product MDNKDISKLMLQSMNNYQNLIKTTNTDRYKLGKVLTKKQFFTLVEIQKLGKIELKNLSRELYVSTSSLCILLNKLVELGYVYREEDPSDRRNTFYGITTEGEEVANQEIEKFMQIINDKLNKLDLIKKKELEQSLQKTIDIMKELM
- a CDS encoding FAD-dependent oxidoreductase, producing MAKVVVIGGGWAGCAAAISAKKAGAEVVILERTDLLLGLGNVGGIMRNNGRYTATEEAIALGASELFELTDKYSTHKDMDFPGHKHSTIYNVTEIEKPVREKILSMGIEVRFFARVIDVKLDGKKIKSVILEDGEIINGDSFVETTGSSGPMGNCTKYGNGCAMCVLRCPSFGGRVSITSKCGVQDMYGRRNTGELGAFSGSMKLLKESLGEEIQRDLNEKGCAVVPLPEELINTEKLDIKVCQQYSLPEFAKNLILIDTGHAKLMAPFYPLEKLRKIPGFEGAIIVDPYSGGRGNSIRYLSVAPRDNYMRVIGVENLFVGGEKSGFFVGHTEAICTGSLAGHNAARNAIGMYLLQLPTSITIGDFIYYANKELKEDNADRLKFTFAGSVYFNRMKELGFYTTDKKIIINRVKETGLEGIFNKKVTR
- a CDS encoding 2Fe-2S iron-sulfur cluster-binding protein translates to MKRICIQPCADCGSKYCPCHLAYSGDCIQCSLIQGSKTCDCIWQGVCVYNEFQHNRNTSCNQKIEELCKVELKKELLKDIYLLEIKASKNLLEELLNPGSYILLRAKSETDSKYNVPISVMDIDVENEILKVIIKEVGHKTKSLLNFDDVWVRGPYLNGVLGLKEFKLTANQNVAVILSGLSQVNAPKIIKYILKNNNHVEVFVDTRRTILDEVIDKIKELNVNIHFLNIKEDESLIKDYIRRNNVELVYSGGFNSFNKEIMNLVDSIDENIKFAIANNNLIVCAEGICGGCTVVVNGKRIKSCKAQINGRDYLKNLK
- the dltA gene encoding D-alanine--poly(phosphoribitol) ligase subunit DltA, which codes for MKIIEGIKKYADTDRIALKCNNENLSYKDLDKYSEAIALFLKDIYQDENTPIVIYGNKENLIMACMIGALKSGRAYVPLDISFPLDRVFEVTKEVKPKVVFNFSDEENFGELNVIDENGLKEIIKKYEGKTIDKSNWVKDDENAYILFTSGSTGKPKGVQISSNNLDSFVDWISPYLKIDGSEKVIMNQAAYSFDLSVTTIYPGLVHGATLFSLSKKVLADYKELFKQFKDSDMAIWVSTPSFAGVCVTEKDFDCNMLPKLESMIFIGEALPKSLTQELLDRFPNTRVINGYGPTEATVGVSVNDMSQELIDDEKSLPVGYPMENCRIKIVDENGNEVEGTEKGEIVIIGPSVSKGYFNNKEKTDEVFYFDEIDGVKHRAYKTGDMGYMLNGNIYYCGRKDFQIKLNGFRIEIEDIENNLRKVDNVKNAIVLPVYKNEKIAYLKGIVELKEDNSLGNIKNGMIIKKELGKYIPSYMIPRNIKIIDEFPTNINGKIDRKKLMEEN
- the dltB gene encoding D-alanyl-lipoteichoic acid biosynthesis protein DltB; this translates as MTFSQYGDYFYLYILLLTAIPAIILGLSGKNIKRYGMIATAFMILLIVGVNVHLSFLIGFIIIEVIVVKGYEYVRKKTDSKLVYRIFLLASMSPIIINKLSPYTSFGVIGFIGISYLNFRTIQMVIEIYDGAIKEVKISTMLYFVLFFPTLSSGPIDRSRRFEKDLETKIPRDEYINDYLIPGIKKIFMGIGYKYVIAFLVNTYWMSKIPSGITFGHALSYMYAYSLYLFFDFGGYSLFAVGTSYIFGIKAPDNFNKPFISKDMKEFWTRWHISLSRWFGDYIFSRYVIASIRKKRFKNRATASHVAQMITMIVMGFWHGLTWFYIVYGIYQGAALVLTDIYQKKSKFYKKHKKEKWFEVVQIVLTFHIACFGLLIFSGYFA
- the dltC gene encoding D-alanine--poly(phosphoribitol) ligase subunit DltC, producing MQETVISIFEDVLGCDEIREDLDLNLFDAGLLDSLAIIEVLLEIEERLSITLQPTDLERSDMATVNNLTKFLEARK
- a CDS encoding TMEM164 family acyltransferase: MNSSFIFSNEHLMILFFVAIFLFLLPKLTKNLLPYSYLIEKIICISFIFEIILEQICLISLGNYSVLYALPISITRITTYICIAILAFKKYHLFNIFFSWSIVCAIGDLIFFRDMYVDFPHILYFFYIASRLLLLYSLVYLVGVRKFRVNSTCLKDNFKACTLFFLFIFSLNTFTNANYSYSFSNHNLYSIFLFMIISSLIYLPIILNNRDNININFKRKNKL
- the dltD gene encoding D-alanyl-lipoteichoic acid biosynthesis protein DltD; this translates as MKKLIYFIIPLLIGGIFLFGLNKFLDTKISELLKEKDLIPIMNDSLSNIKDKGVIANDYFLERKDIMMLGSSELGHSTKQHPTYYFNTNRSKNGVFTIGRAYTQSLQDATILGSVNPNIKDKKVVLLVSMQWFMDKKGVTPHHYQTRFSPVQFYSFLDNPDISKENKLKLAKRASKLLVGAGEYKPEAVYAKLYTSNSSVSKVEKVLLAPYFEGRKYFVSLKGKGLLYEKLVTLPDKKAQKPSKPINWEKEKEKAIEDAKKRVGKNDLSIDKIYYKKNFGHNLDRVRGKYKNVDLLKSKEFYDYQLTLDVCKDLGIKPVVVMIPAMDKFYDVTGISREERHEFYNKAGKMAKEEGFDVIDLRSKETEKYYLRDVMHLGTKGWVDVCEKLFKEFNQQ